From the Aphelocoma coerulescens isolate FSJ_1873_10779 chromosome 10, UR_Acoe_1.0, whole genome shotgun sequence genome, one window contains:
- the ANPEP gene encoding aminopeptidase N: MAAGFFISKTVGIVAIVLGLGAVATIIALSVVYAQEKNKGTSDVGTNSTPGPNITTTPTPNNAWNRWRLPTTLKPDTYEVSLQPFLKADANNTYIFKGNSSVVFICMEATNLILIHSNKLNYTMHGSFHATLQAEGGGSVPAISRTWLETPTQYLVVQLETPLQQGQRYRLSCNFTGELADDLAGFYRSEYTDKSGNKQVVATTQMQAADARKAFPCFDEPAMKANFTVTLVHPSDYVAISNMPAKSTTQQMIDGEAWNVTEFETTPKMSTYLLAFIVSQFTYVPDDSERTLIRIWGRPEAINEGQGNYALNVTGSILRFFEGHYNTAYPLPKSDQVALPDFNAGAMENWGLVTYRENSLLFDAAYSSIGNKERVVTVIAHELAHQWFGNLVTLRWWNDLWLNEGFASYVEYLGANSSEPSWNIKDLMVLNELHAVMAIDALATSHPLSFREEEINTPAQISEVFDSIAYSKGASVLRMLSDFLSEDIFKQGLQSYLHTFAYNNTVYTDLWDHLQEAVNKSDLQLPDNISNIMDRWTLQMGFPVVTVDTRTGTINQTHFLLDPASSVDRPSAFNYTWIIPITWMIDKNHGNSSYWLTKVTDTNNQFKLNSSSWLLLNLNVTGYFRVNYNQENWDQLLNQLVTDHQVFPVINRAQIIDDAFNLARAKYVNVTLALNTTRFLSQETAYMPWQAALSNLQYFQLMFDRSEVFGPMSKYMKKQVTPLFDYYKNITNGWKDIPSGLMVQYNEINAISTACSYGVTECQNLTANYLLQWQQNASNNPVPPNLRSAIYCSMVATGGEDAWNFLWDRFREASVVSEADKLRTALSCSPHPWILSRYLEYTLDPTKIRKQDATSTINSIASNVVGQSLAWDFIRGNWRMLFTQYGGGSFSFSRLILSVTQRFSSEFELQQLEQFKKDNEDIGFGSGTRALEQALERTRTNINWVKENKATVLEWFSAESS; the protein is encoded by the exons cagcccttcCTGAAGGCCGACGCCAACAACACGTACATCTTCAAGGGCAACAGCAGTGTGGTCTTCATCTGTATGGAAGCCACCAACCTCATCCTCATCCACAGCAACAAGCTGAACTACACCATGCATGGCTCCTTCCATGCCACATTGCAGGCAGAGGGtggtggcagtgtccctgccATCTCCCGCACCTGGCTGGAGACTCCCACCCAGTACCTGGTGGTGCAGCTGGAGACCCCCCTGCAGCAGGGCCAGCGGTACCGGCTGTCCTGCAACTTCACCGGGGAGCTGGCTGATGACCTGGCTGGCTTCTATCGCAGCGAATACACGGACAAGTCAGGCAACAA GCAGGTGGTGGCCACCACGCAGATGCAGGCGGCTGATGCACGCAAAGCTTTCCCCTGCTTCGACGAGCCGGCCATGAAAGCCAACTTCACAGTGACACTGGTCCACCCCTCCGACTATGTGGCCATTTCAAACATGCCTGCCAAGA GCACCACGCAGCAGATGATTGATGGGGAGGCCTGGAATGTCACTGAGTTTGAAACCACTCCCAAGATGTCCACGTACCTTCTGGCCTTCATTGTCAGCCAGTTCACCTACGTGCCGGATGACTCGGAGAGGACACTG ATTCGCATCTGGGGCCGCCCCGAGGCCATCAACGAGGGCCAGGGCAACTACGCACTCAATGTCACTGGCTCCATCCTCAGGTTCTTTGAGGGTCATTACAACACGGCCTACCCGCTCCCAAAGTCTG ACCAGGTTGCCCTCCCTGATTTCAACGCGGGCGCGATGGAGAACTGGGGGCTGGTGACCTACCGGGAGAACTCACTGCTCTTTGATGCTGCATACTCCTCCATTGGCAACAAGGAGCGGGTGGTGACCGTCATCGCCCATGAGCTGGCCCACCAG TGGTTTGGGAATTTGGTGACGCTGCGGTGGTGGAACGACCTGTGGCTGAATGAGGGCTTCGCCTCGTATGTGGAGTATCTGGGCGCCAACTCATCTGAGCCCTCCTGGAACATC AAAGATCTGATGGTGCTGAATGAGCTGCATGCGGTGATGGCAATAGATGCCCTGGCCACCTCCCACCCACTCTCCTTCCGCGAGGAAGAGATCAACACCCCAGCCCAGATCAGTGAAGTCTTTGACAGCATTGCCTACAGCAAG ggagCGTCGGTGCTGCGGATGCTCTCGGACTTCCTCAGCGAGGACATCTTCAAGCAAGGGCTGCAG TCCTACCTCCACACCTTCGCCTACAACAACACTGTCTACACTGACCTCTGGGACCATCTGCAAGAG GCGGTGAATAAGAGCGATCTCCAACTGCCTGACAATATCAGCAACATCATGGATCGCTGGACGCTGCAGATGGGCTTCCCTGTGGTGACTGTTGATACCCGCACCGGCACCATCAACCAGACCCATTTTCTGCTGGACCCTGCATCCTCTGTGGACAGACCCTCTGCCTTCAA CTACACCTGGATCATCCCCATCACCTGGATGATAGACAAGAACCATGGGAACAGCAGCTACTGGCTGACCAAAGTCACGG ACACCAACAACCAGTTCAAGCTCAACAGCTCCAGCTGGCTCCTGCTGAACCTCAATGTCACGGGGTACTTCCGTGTCAATTACAACCAGGAGAACTGGGATCAGCTCCTCAACCAGCTTGTCACTGACCACCAG GTCTTCCCTGTGATCAACCGTGCCCAGATCATTGATGATGCCTTTAACTTGGCCAG GGCCAAGTACGTCAACGTGACCTTGGCTCTGAACACGACACGGTTCCTGAGCCAGGAGACGGCATACATGCCCTGGCAGGCAGCGCTCAGCAACCTCCAGTACTTCCAGCTGATGTTTGACCGCAGCGAGGTCTTTGGGCCCATGTCG aaatacatgaagaaGCAGGTGACTCCTCTCTTCGACTACTACAAGAACATCACCAATGGCTGGAAAGATATCCCCAGTGGCCTGATGGTCCA GTACAATGAGATCAATGCCATCAGCACTGCCTGCTCCTACGGCGTCACCGAGTGCCAGAATTTGACCGCCAACTACTTGCTCCAGTGGCAGCAGAATGCCAGCAACAACCC GGTCCCCCCGAACCTGCGCTCAGCCATCTACTGCAGCATGGTGGCCACGGGTGGGGAGGACGCCTGGAATTTCCTCTGGGACAGGTTCCGGGAGGCCTCTGTGGTATCTGAGGCCGACAAGCTCCGCACAgccctctcctgcagcccccaccCCTGGATCCTCAGCAG GTACCTGGAGTACACCCTTGACCCTACAAAGATCCGGAAGCAGGATGCCACCTCCACGATCAACAGCATTGCCAGCAATGTTGTGGGGCAGTCCCTGGCCTGGGACTTCATCCGTGGCAACTGGAGGATGCTCTTCACCCA GTATGGGGgcggctccttctccttctcccgcCTGATTTTATCTGTGACCCAGCGCTTTTCCTCAGAATTCGAGCTGCAACAG CTGGAGCAGTTCAAGAAAGACAACGAGGACATCGGGTTTGGGTCGGGGACGCGGGCGCTGGAGCAGGCGCTGGAGCGGACGCGCACTAACATCAACTGGGTGAAGGAGAACAAGGCGACGGTGCTGGAGTGGTTCAGTGCCGAGAGCAGCTAA
- the MESP2 gene encoding mesoderm posterior protein 2, translating to MAHGHTLPATAPLQDWGDRGPPDPLGYSSSSPAASPDSCGLASPAAARGPCRGHAAPRARGRKGVRGGGGAGVPRQSASEREKLRMRRLAQALLRLRHYLPPALAPAGQTLTKIETLRLATRYIAHLSALLGLGRGAPAPRHCPLCPRGLGCCQDTEPRDASAPGTAGWGSPAMAGTPPELHGAPGMGTGTWGSPPYTPAAGIPPEVLGGPNIRMETWGSSPYIPATGTPPEMNKAVTSSASPWLTPPHCAGAGTPPDLPGDVLDMGLVLSEFVGTGTVTQDLSADLLSLLEALFPPQPRH from the exons ATGGCCCACGGCCACACGCTGCCCGCCACCGCCCCACTGCAGGACTGGGGTGACCGCGGACCTCCGGACCCTCTAGgctacagcagcagctctcccgCAGCATCACCTGACTCCTGTGGCCTCGCGTCCCCCGCCGCTGCTCGGGGACCCTGCCGAGGGCACGCCGCGCCCCGCGCCAGGGGCAGGAAGGGGGTGCGGGGCGGCGGGGGAGCGGGGGTCCCGCGGCAGAGCGCCAGCGAGCGGGAGAAGCTGCGGATGCGGCGGCTGGCGCAGGCCCTGCTGCGGCTGCGGCACTACCTGCCGCCCGCGCTGGCGCCCGCCGGGCAGACCCTCACCAAGATCGAGACCCTGCGCCTCGCCACCCGCTACATCGCCCACCTCTCGGCCCTGCTGGGGCTCGGCCGGGGGGCGCCGGCCCCCCGACACTGTCCCCTCTGCCCCCGGGGCCTGGGGTGCTGCCAGGACACGGAGCCCCGTGATGCTTCGGCCCCCGGCACTGCGGGTTGGGGGTCACCTGCCATggcggggacccccccggagCTGCACGGGGCTCCCGGCATGGGGACGG GGACCTGGGGGTCACCCCCCTACACCCCTGCTGCAGGGATCCCCCCAGAGGTACTTGGGGGTCCGAACATCAGGATGGAGACCTGGGGGTCTTCCCCCTACATCCCTGCAACTGGGACCCCTCCAGAG ATGAACAAGGCTGTCACCTCCTCTGCGTCCCCCTGGCTGACCCCTCCCCACTGtgcaggggctgggacccccccggaTCTCCCTGGTGATGTCCTGGACATGGGGCTGGTGCTGTCAGAGTtcgtgggcacagggacagtcacCCAG GATCTCTCTGCGGACCTGCTCTCACTTCTGGAAGCTCTGTTCCCACCACAGCCCCGGCACTGA